A section of the Melopsittacus undulatus isolate bMelUnd1 chromosome 3, bMelUnd1.mat.Z, whole genome shotgun sequence genome encodes:
- the HEY2 gene encoding hairy/enhancer-of-split related with YRPW motif protein 2, with amino-acid sequence MKRPCEETTSDSDMDETIDVGSENNYSGQSNNSVIRSNSPTTTSQIMARKKRRGIIEKRRRDRINNSLSELRRLVPTAFEKQGSAKLEKAEILQMTVDHLKMLQATGGKGYFDAHSLAMDFMSIGFRECLTEVARYLSSVEGLDTSDPLRVRLVSHLSTCASQREAAAMTSSMAHHHHPLHPHHWAAAFHHLPAALLQPNGLHASDATPCRLSSDVPPHGSALLTATFAHADAALRVPSAASIAPCVPPLSTSLLSLSATVHAAAAAATAAAQSFPLSFTGTFPMLPPSAAAAAVAAATAITPPLAVSATTSPQQAGSGGNTKPYRPWGTEVGAF; translated from the exons ATGAAGCGACCGTGCGAGGAAACTACCTCAGACAGCGACATGGACGAGACTATAGATGTGGGGAGCGAGAACAACTACTCAGG GCAAAGTAATAATTCTGTCATTCGATCAAATTCCCCAACAACAACATCTCAGATTATggccagaaagaaaagaagaggg ATTATAGAGAAAAGGCGCCGTGATCGTATAAATAACAGTTTATCAGAGCTGAGGCGGCTTGTGCCAACTGCTTTTGAGAAACAA GGATCTGCCAAATTAGAAAAAGCGGAAATACTGCAAATGACAGTGGATCATCTGAAGATGCTGCAGGCGACTGGAGGTAAAG GTTATTTTGACGCTCATTCCCTGGCCATGGATTTCATGAGCATTGGCTTCCGGGAGTGCTTGACAGAAGTTGCGAGGTACCTGAGTTCAGTGGAAGGCCTCGACACGTCCGACCCACTGCGCGTTCGACTCGTGTCTCACCTGAGCACCTGTGCCTCTCAGAGGGAAGCCGCCGCCATGACCTCCTCCATggcccaccaccaccaccccttGCACCCTCACCACTGGGCAGCTGCCTTCCACCACCTCCCTGCCGCTTTGCTGCAGCCCAACGGACTCCACGCCTCCGATGCCACCCCATGCAGACTCTCCTCAGATGTGCCCCCCCATGGCTCTGCCCTGCTCACGGCCACCTTTGCCCATGCCGACGCCGCACTCCGAGTCCCCTCCGCTGCCAGCATCGCTCCCTGTGTCCCTCCTCTCTCTACCTCCCTCTTATCCCTCTCGGCCACCGTTCATGCTGCAGCAGCGGCAGCTACAGCTGCTGCCCAAAGCTTCCCCCTCTCCTTCACTGGCACCTTCCCCATGCTCCCCCCCAGCGCAGCTGCcgcagctgtggctgcagcaacAGCCATCACCCCACCGTTGGCCGTATCAGCCACCACCAGCCCTCAGCAGGCTGGCAGCGGGGGCAACACCAAACCGTACCGACCCTGGGGGACTGAAGTTGGAGCCTTTTAA